From Novosphingobium resinovorum, the proteins below share one genomic window:
- a CDS encoding thiol-disulfide oxidoreductase: MPTFDGLTAVAPCWGVAALFSIVGDPWGLTGREGALYMLLAWSVVATSVMTILFPRKTYAFVALAACTVLLYALRLPVASNNKTITTMFDLCILLSGTVLAAQGKLTRERLYESLRTPARLILATMYFYGIFHKINTDFLDPTVSCAVGLYKPLAEPFGLEDNLVGRYLAIWSTFVIEGIAIVALFWKRWFAIGLTSALVFHYIIPISAYSWYMDFSSLVFALYMLTMPREASAKIYEITCRHVVEPLRSLFGRIGILAPIAALLAIATLVVLLLALANPGRPALMLLHSIFILTWAVVGGVAMTAMIYAAMLYLPYRGGTAGRSPYAAWNWIVPVLYFVSCLSPYLGLKTESSINMFSNLHTEGGTTNHLLFSRPPYLFDYQRDVVQVVASSSPSLTRTANEGRMNVLFSIEEFLRRHPDQWVTYIHDGQLIEQATAASLTLESATWLERKLLIFKQVDPNRPKVCTH, encoded by the coding sequence ATGCCCACATTCGACGGCCTGACCGCCGTAGCCCCTTGCTGGGGCGTCGCGGCACTGTTCAGCATCGTCGGCGATCCCTGGGGCCTGACCGGGCGCGAAGGCGCGCTCTACATGCTGCTGGCATGGTCGGTCGTGGCCACCAGCGTGATGACGATCCTGTTCCCGCGCAAGACTTACGCCTTCGTCGCCCTCGCCGCCTGCACAGTGCTGCTCTACGCACTGCGTCTGCCCGTCGCATCCAACAACAAGACGATCACCACGATGTTCGACTTGTGCATCCTGCTCAGCGGTACGGTGCTGGCCGCGCAGGGGAAACTGACCCGCGAGCGCCTTTACGAGTCCCTGCGCACCCCGGCGCGACTGATCCTCGCGACGATGTACTTCTACGGGATCTTCCATAAGATAAATACCGACTTCCTCGATCCCACCGTCAGTTGCGCGGTCGGCCTCTACAAGCCGCTGGCCGAGCCGTTCGGGCTGGAGGACAACCTCGTCGGCCGTTACCTTGCGATCTGGTCGACGTTCGTGATCGAGGGTATCGCCATCGTCGCGCTGTTCTGGAAGCGGTGGTTCGCGATCGGCCTGACCAGCGCTCTGGTGTTCCACTATATCATTCCGATCTCGGCCTACAGCTGGTACATGGACTTCTCCAGCCTCGTCTTCGCGCTCTACATGCTGACGATGCCGCGCGAGGCCAGCGCGAAGATCTACGAGATCACCTGCCGTCATGTCGTGGAGCCGCTGCGCAGCCTGTTCGGCCGCATCGGCATTCTGGCGCCGATAGCCGCGCTTCTGGCGATCGCCACGCTGGTCGTGCTGCTGCTGGCGCTCGCGAACCCGGGCCGCCCCGCGCTCATGCTGCTGCACTCAATCTTCATCCTGACCTGGGCAGTGGTCGGCGGCGTGGCCATGACCGCGATGATCTACGCAGCGATGCTGTACCTGCCCTATCGCGGAGGAACCGCCGGTCGCAGTCCTTATGCTGCATGGAACTGGATCGTCCCGGTACTCTACTTCGTCAGTTGCCTGTCACCCTACCTCGGGCTCAAGACCGAAAGTTCGATCAACATGTTCAGCAACCTGCACACAGAAGGCGGCACCACCAACCACCTGCTGTTCTCGCGCCCGCCCTATCTGTTCGACTACCAGCGGGACGTGGTGCAGGTCGTCGCCTCGTCAAGCCCCTCGCTCACCCGCACGGCGAACGAGGGCCGGATGAACGTGCTGTTCTCGATCGAGGAATTCCTGCGCCGTCATCCCGACCAGTGGGTAACCTATATTCACGACGGCCAGTTGATCGAGCAGGCGACGGCCGCCAGCCTGACGCTGGAATCCGCGACCTGGCTCGAACGCAAGCTGCTCATCTTCAAGCAGGTCGACCCCAACCGGCCCAAGGTCTGCACGCACTAG
- a CDS encoding helix-turn-helix domain-containing protein produces the protein MPTPHNPPAAVRRALRKLGADIHDARRRRRLPMAVVAERAFTSRSTLQKIEAGDTNVSIGIYAGVLQALGLLEGLSQIADIGNDSVGQALASADLPKHAHPKRPTGASRDG, from the coding sequence ATGCCGACACCCCATAATCCGCCAGCCGCGGTGAGGCGCGCGCTGCGCAAGCTTGGCGCGGACATCCATGATGCCCGTCGCCGTCGTCGGCTGCCGATGGCAGTTGTGGCCGAGCGAGCCTTCACGTCGCGTTCGACGCTCCAAAAGATCGAGGCGGGCGATACCAATGTCAGCATCGGTATCTATGCCGGCGTCCTTCAGGCGCTCGGTCTCCTGGAAGGATTGAGCCAGATCGCCGATATCGGCAACGACAGCGTCGGCCAGGCATTGGCCAGCGCCGATTTGCCGAAGCACGCCCACCCGAAGCGGCCGACCGGAGCGTCGCGCGATGGCTGA